GCATTGGCTTCGAGGAAGGGCTTCAGGGATGGCGAGCCGGACTCCTCCTCGCCCTCGAAGAGAATGGTGATGCGGCAGGGAAGCATGCCGTTGATCTCCTTATAGGCGCGGCAAGCCTCGACGAAGGTCATCAACTGGCCCTTGTCGTCGGAGGTGCCACGGCCGGTCAGGATCTTGCGGCCCTCGCCGACATCCTTGATCGATGGCTCGAACGGGTCGTTTTCCCAGAGTTCGATCGGGTCGACCGGCTGAACGTCGTAATGGCCGTAGAAAAGAACATGCGGCGCATTGGCGCACGCGCCGGCATGATGGGCGACTACCATCGGATGGCCTGGCGTATCGCGCACTGAGGCCGTAAAGCCGAGCGTCCCGAGATAGGCGACGAGCCATTCCGCAGCCTTTCGGCATTCGGCTTTGTAAGCGGGATCGGTGGATATCGACTGGATGCGCAGAAGCTCGAACAGCTTGTCGAGGCTCGATGGAAGGTTCTGGTCCGCGCGCGCAAGCACCTGGCTTACATCGGTCATTTTCGACTCCTTTTTGAAATTCGGCCGGACGATAGACCAAACCAGAAGGGCAGGCGAGGCGGAAAAACGAAAAATCGGCGCCGCGAAAGACCGGCAGGGCATAGACGAACATCAAGAAGATTTGCTGGATAATATAGAAGAGAATTCTAATTCAATTTACCGTTATTTAGCATAACCTAAATAACCTGACCGAATTCAGCTGTGGGAGGGGCAGATGTTTTCGGTCATTACATGTATTCGGGACAACCACGATTGGCGGCTGGTGCTTGCGGCGGCCGCGGTCTGCCTGGTCGGCGCTATGGCGGCCATGTTACTGCTGTCCCGCGCCCAGGAATGCGATGCCGGGCGGCGCAAGCTCTGGATCGGCGCCTCGGCATTTGCTTTCGGCACCGGCGTATGGGCAACGCACTTCATCGCGATGCTGGCCTATGACGGCGGCATGCCGATCGGCTACCAACTGGGCCTGACGGCGCTTTCTTTCCTCCTGTCGGTTGTCGGTTCGTGGGCGGCGATCCTCGTCGCTTCGGAAAGCCGCGGCAGGTTTTCTCGCATCCGCGGGGGCGTCCTGATGGCGCTCGGCATTGCCTCCATGCACCTGACCGGCATGCAGGCGATCGAAACGCAGGCGACAATCCTTTATGATCCCTTGATGACGCTGAGTGCGGTTCTCGCAGGAGCGCTGTTGTCGAGCGCCGCCTTCCACGCCTTTTTTCAATTGAAGGGACAGCGACGGCTCCTCGCCTCGTCAATTACTTTCGTCCTCGCGATCTGCGCTCTCCATTTCATCTCGATGGCCAGCATCACACTCCTGCCGGATCCCGGCAAGCAAGTTCCAGCAGCGGTGCTCGACGCCAGCCTGCTTGCTGCGATCGTCGTGGTGGCGGCGACCACGCTCATTCTGATTGCGCTCGCGGCGGTCTTTATCGAAAGCCATCTGACGGATCTGAGGGGGCTCGCGAATGCTTCGCAGGAAGGGCTCCTGATCCTGCGCCAAGGCCGGATCATCGATGCCAATGAACGCTTCCAGGGGCTTTCCGGCTGGAAGCTTGCCGGTCTCGCCGGCAAGTCGCCCTCGGCAGTTTTGACCACTATTCAGGGGGCTGGGCAGAACAAACCCAGCGAGACGCTGCTCAACACCAGGAACGGCAGGGAGATCGCCGTCGACGTGACCGCGAGCAGGATCGTCTATCGCGGGCACAATTGCGAGGTGCTGGCGGTGCGTGATCTCACCGAGCGCAGGCAGGCCGAAGAGATGATCGAGCATCTCGCTCACCACGACGTGCTCACCGATCTGCCGAACAGGTCGCTGTTCGATACCCGCATCCGCCAGGCGCTGCAGATGGCCGAACGAAAGAACAGCGAGGTTGCCCTCTTCTATCTCGACCTCGATCGCTTCAAGGCCGTCAACGATATCTTCGGCCATGCCGAAGGCGACCGCATTCTCCGCAAGGTCGCCTCGATCCTGCGCCGCGTGGCCGATGAAAGCGATACGGTCGCCCGCCTCGGCGGCGATGAATTCGCCATCATTCAGCTCGCCGGGCAGCAGCCGGCGGCGGCCCAAAAGCTTGCGGCTGACATCCTCGACGAATTCGCCGCCGAGATGGACACGGCGCGTGACCCGACCGCCGTCGGCGTCAGCGTCGGCATCGCACTCTATCCCGCGGATGGGGCTGCTGCTGAAGAACTCTGCAACAATGCCGATACTGCCCTCTACCGCGTCAAGCATAACGGTCGCGGCAAGGTCTGTTTCTTCGACGCGGAAATGGATAAGGCGGCACGGAACCGCCGCCAGATCGAAAGCGAACTGCGCCATGCGATCATCCGCAACCAGATCCATGTCAGCTATCAGCCGATCCTCGATGCGCAGAGCGGCGAGATCGGCGGCTATGAGGCCCTGATGCGCTGGAACCGACCAGGTCACGGCTTGACCGAGCCCGATATCTTCATCCCGATCGCCGAGGAAAGCGGCTCGATCGTCCAACTTGGCGAATGGGTGTTGCAGCAGGCCTGCAGCGAGGCTGTGCGCTGGCCGCTGCCGTTGATGATCGCCGTCAATCTCTCGCCTGTTCAATTCATGCTGCCGAACCTCTGCGAGCGGATCGAGGCGATCCTCGCTGAAACCGGGCTTGCGCCCAGCCGGCTGGAGCTCGAGATCACCGAGGCGGCCCTCATTCGCGATCGCGACCGGGTGATGACGACGCTGCTGCGGCTGCACAAGCTCGGCGTGCACATCGTCATGGATGATTTCGGCACCGGTTTTTCCTCGCTTTCCAACCTGCGTTCATTCCCTTTCGACAAGATCAAGGTTGACCGCAGTTTCACCGGCGTGCTGGAACATGATGCGGCGGCGCGCTCGATCGTGCGCGCCATCATCGGCCTTGGCCATAGCCTCGGCATGCCTGTTGTGACGGAGGGCGTGGAAACCGAGATTCAGCGCCGGATCGTCGTCGAGGAAGGCTGCGCGCAAGTGCAAGGCCTTTTACTCGGCAAGCCGGATATCGAGCCGAGC
This Rhizobium brockwellii DNA region includes the following protein-coding sequences:
- a CDS encoding bifunctional diguanylate cyclase/phosphodiesterase; this encodes MFSVITCIRDNHDWRLVLAAAAVCLVGAMAAMLLLSRAQECDAGRRKLWIGASAFAFGTGVWATHFIAMLAYDGGMPIGYQLGLTALSFLLSVVGSWAAILVASESRGRFSRIRGGVLMALGIASMHLTGMQAIETQATILYDPLMTLSAVLAGALLSSAAFHAFFQLKGQRRLLASSITFVLAICALHFISMASITLLPDPGKQVPAAVLDASLLAAIVVVAATTLILIALAAVFIESHLTDLRGLANASQEGLLILRQGRIIDANERFQGLSGWKLAGLAGKSPSAVLTTIQGAGQNKPSETLLNTRNGREIAVDVTASRIVYRGHNCEVLAVRDLTERRQAEEMIEHLAHHDVLTDLPNRSLFDTRIRQALQMAERKNSEVALFYLDLDRFKAVNDIFGHAEGDRILRKVASILRRVADESDTVARLGGDEFAIIQLAGQQPAAAQKLAADILDEFAAEMDTARDPTAVGVSVGIALYPADGAAAEELCNNADTALYRVKHNGRGKVCFFDAEMDKAARNRRQIESELRHAIIRNQIHVSYQPILDAQSGEIGGYEALMRWNRPGHGLTEPDIFIPIAEESGSIVQLGEWVLQQACSEAVRWPLPLMIAVNLSPVQFMLPNLCERIEAILAETGLAPSRLELEITEAALIRDRDRVMTTLLRLHKLGVHIVMDDFGTGFSSLSNLRSFPFDKIKVDRSFTGVLEHDAAARSIVRAIIGLGHSLGMPVVTEGVETEIQRRIVVEEGCAQVQGLLLGKPDIEPSIKLAARENVLTAQIETGVSSLRRAYGAGE